From Vidua macroura isolate BioBank_ID:100142 chromosome 8, ASM2450914v1, whole genome shotgun sequence, one genomic window encodes:
- the NANOS1 gene encoding nanos homolog 1, giving the protein MEAFPGTKLEQHRHLPPVECLPGARYGGRSHSACGNVFNSWNDYLGLATLITKAVRPGKGFGPEPPSVVVAAAVPPAEEEEEEEEEEEEAAGPYFEGALDLHDLDLCGHHHHHHGEGLLEERFADFSPFPGRGGPAAVVFDCSGEHPGREGSAHAWGGVVVAGRLPAHPRAASRLLKPELQVCVFCRNNKEAVALYTTHILKGPDGRVLCPVLRRYTCPLCGASGDNAHTIKYCPLSKVPAARQLRHARTALGRKGR; this is encoded by the coding sequence ATGGAGGCATTCCCGGGCAccaagctggagcagcaccGGCACCTCCCGCCCGTGGAGTGCCTGCCGGGCGCCCGCTACGGCGGCCGGAGCCACAGCGCCTGCGGGAACGTCTTCAACTCCTGGAACGACTACCTGGGGCTGGCCACGCTCATCACCAAGGCCGTGCGGCCCGGCAAGGGCTTCGGCCCCGAGCCCCCCTCGGTGGTGGTGGCGGCCGCCGTGCCGCCggccgaggaggaggaggaagaggaggaggaggaggaagaggcggCGGGGCCGTACTTCGAGGGCGCGCTGGACTTGCACGACCTGGACCTGTGCGggcatcaccaccaccaccacggcgaggggctgctggaggagcgCTTCGCCGACTTCAGCCCCTTTCCCGggcgcggcggccccgccgccgtgGTGTTCGACTGCTCGGGGGAGCACCCGGGCCGGGAGGGCTCTGCCCACGCCTGGGGCGGCGTGGTGGTGGCGGGGCGGCTGCCGGCGCACCCGCGGGCCGCCTCCCGCCTGCTCAAGCCCGAGCTGCAGGTCTGCGTCTTCTGCCGGAACAACAAGGAGGCGGTGGCCCTCTACACCACGCACATCCTCAAGGGACCCGACGGCCGCGTCCTGTGCCCGGTGCTGCGGCGCTACACCTGCCCCCTCTGCGGCGCCAGCGGCGACAATGCCCACACCATCAAGTACTGCCCCCTCTCCAAAGTGCCGGCGGCCCGGCAGCTCCGGCACGCCCGGACCGCCCTGGGCAGGAAGGGCCGCTAG